The Methanothrix soehngenii GP6 genome has a window encoding:
- a CDS encoding arylsulfatase — MITQTIAADAKGRSSNGLLEDSGLELVTNRRKVLSESSTLADVSNEDVISPEQETVLVIKSEKSESTSASSQGTTEASEKCVPQIGLTYADSTPCPIETVKAPKGSPNVVFLVLDDIGYGGLGCFGGPVETPNIDRLAQGGLKYTNFHTTGICSPTRACMLTGRNLHSVGVGSLMEFASGYPGYTTYLSKEAATMPEMLVGQGYDTYCVGKWHLAPSDSINAAGPYDQWPMSRGFERFYGFLESHTSQWYPDLVSGSTRIKPPATPEEGYHLSKDLVNQSIQYISDGKSLQPDKPFFLYLAFGAGHWPHHVPKAYIDKYKGRFDMGWDAMRNQTLAKEKELGVVPENTDLAPRDQWVKAWDNLTEDEKKVYARFAEVHAAYIDYTDEQIGRFLDYLEDSGQLNNTMIVVISDNGASPEGDANGFTNTVMWANSVSEGGDSTGFQNDFLPIRNITNISTMLSKIDEIGGPLSYPTYPLGWAMADNTPHKLYKWTSHEGGTHDPMIIYWPDGIKEEGGIRSQFCHAIDVVPTVLDVLEFDAPEVYNGVTQKPIEGISLAYTFANSTEPTHKKVQYFEMMGTRAIWYDGWKAVAFHHLNYGPDFQNDTWELYNLTDDVSEVHNLADQYPAKLEEMKDRWWAEASKYNVLPLDDRAGARYSALQARGISTFTYLPGVEKIMEPAIPDTRNSSYTLTAYVNTSGNDSEGVLFSIGGRFAGLSLYVKDKHLIFDYNLFNMKHYRVSSINEVPEGEATLGFEFEKTGRWKGEGRLFINGNEEGSVDMSFTVPARYSFEEGLEVGQDPQTPVTDDYQSPFKYTGDLEKVEMTVAND, encoded by the coding sequence TTGATCACCCAGACGATAGCAGCCGACGCCAAGGGTCGCTCCAGCAACGGATTGCTGGAAGACTCTGGCCTGGAACTGGTTACGAATAGAAGAAAGGTCTTATCCGAGAGTTCGACCCTGGCAGATGTGTCCAATGAGGACGTAATCTCGCCCGAGCAGGAGACCGTACTGGTCATCAAGTCTGAAAAGAGCGAATCTACGTCCGCTTCTTCTCAGGGCACAACCGAGGCAAGTGAGAAATGCGTACCTCAGATTGGCCTGACTTATGCAGACTCAACACCATGTCCCATTGAGACCGTAAAGGCTCCAAAGGGGTCGCCCAACGTCGTGTTCTTGGTTTTAGATGACATTGGATATGGTGGCCTTGGATGCTTTGGCGGACCTGTCGAGACTCCAAATATAGATCGATTGGCTCAAGGAGGGCTCAAGTACACCAACTTCCATACCACTGGCATCTGCTCTCCCACCCGTGCCTGCATGCTCACGGGCAGAAATCTTCATTCTGTAGGGGTCGGTTCTTTAATGGAGTTTGCATCGGGCTACCCCGGATATACGACTTATCTATCTAAAGAAGCAGCGACCATGCCTGAGATGCTGGTTGGGCAAGGGTACGATACGTATTGCGTGGGCAAGTGGCACCTTGCGCCTTCCGATTCTATCAACGCAGCAGGACCTTACGACCAGTGGCCAATGAGCAGGGGATTTGAGAGGTTCTACGGATTCCTTGAGTCCCACACCAGCCAGTGGTATCCTGACTTGGTTTCCGGCAGTACCCGCATAAAGCCGCCCGCCACCCCAGAGGAGGGTTACCATCTCTCCAAGGACCTGGTGAACCAGTCCATACAGTACATAAGCGACGGAAAATCCCTCCAGCCGGACAAGCCTTTCTTCCTTTACCTGGCCTTCGGTGCTGGCCATTGGCCGCATCACGTTCCCAAGGCCTACATCGATAAGTATAAGGGCAGATTCGATATGGGCTGGGATGCCATGAGAAACCAGACTCTGGCTAAAGAGAAGGAATTGGGAGTCGTACCTGAGAACACCGATCTGGCGCCACGTGACCAGTGGGTAAAAGCGTGGGACAACCTAACAGAAGACGAGAAGAAGGTTTATGCAAGGTTTGCTGAGGTTCACGCCGCATACATCGATTACACTGATGAGCAGATTGGAAGGTTCTTGGATTACCTGGAGGACAGCGGCCAGCTCAATAACACCATGATAGTGGTGATATCTGATAACGGCGCATCTCCAGAGGGTGACGCCAATGGTTTTACTAACACGGTCATGTGGGCAAACTCGGTTTCCGAAGGAGGAGACTCGACCGGATTCCAAAACGACTTCCTGCCCATTCGCAATATAACCAATATCAGCACTATGCTTTCCAAGATCGATGAGATTGGCGGACCTCTGTCGTACCCGACCTATCCTCTGGGATGGGCTATGGCCGACAACACCCCCCACAAGCTCTACAAGTGGACCAGCCATGAAGGCGGAACTCACGACCCAATGATAATATACTGGCCTGATGGCATCAAGGAAGAGGGCGGTATCCGGTCGCAGTTCTGTCACGCTATCGATGTTGTGCCAACTGTTCTTGATGTCCTGGAATTCGATGCTCCTGAGGTTTACAATGGCGTCACCCAGAAGCCTATCGAAGGAATTAGCCTGGCCTATACCTTCGCTAACTCCACCGAGCCTACTCATAAGAAGGTCCAGTACTTCGAGATGATGGGAACCCGCGCCATATGGTACGATGGCTGGAAGGCGGTTGCGTTCCACCACCTGAACTATGGCCCTGACTTCCAAAACGATACCTGGGAGCTGTACAACCTCACCGACGATGTCTCTGAGGTACACAACCTGGCAGACCAGTATCCTGCCAAGCTTGAAGAGATGAAGGATCGCTGGTGGGCCGAGGCCAGTAAGTATAACGTGCTGCCCCTGGATGACCGCGCAGGCGCAAGGTACTCCGCTCTCCAGGCAAGAGGAATATCGACCTTCACCTACCTGCCCGGAGTAGAAAAGATCATGGAGCCAGCTATCCCCGACACGCGCAACAGCTCCTACACTTTGACTGCATATGTGAACACCTCCGGAAACGATAGCGAAGGCGTTCTCTTCTCCATAGGTGGCAGGTTCGCAGGATTGTCGCTCTATGTCAAGGATAAGCACCTCATCTTCGACTACAATCTCTTCAACATGAAGCATTACAGAGTCTCCTCGATAAATGAGGTACCTGAAGGAGAGGCCACCCTGGGCTTTGAGTTCGAGAAGACCGGAAGGTGGAAGGGCGAAGGCAGGCTCTTCATCAATGGCAATGAGGAAGGAAGCGTGGATATGTCTTTCACAGTGCCCGCACGCTATTCCTTCGAAGAGGGTTTGGAGGTTGGACAAGATCCGCAGACGCCTGTGACAGACGACTACCAGAGCCCGTTCAAGTATACTGGAGATCTGGAGAAAGTGGAAATGACTGTCGCTAACGACTGA
- a CDS encoding anaerobic sulfatase maturase, with the protein MGKTDSLPGFHLLAKPTGAACNLGCKYCFFLSKKSLYPGSSFRMSDELLETYIRQYLEAQRIPQATIAWQGGEPTLMGLDFFRRSVQIEHKYSRPDMIIQNTMQTNGTLLDDEWCEFFRENNFLIGLSLDGPREFHDAYRVDKTGKPTFDRVMKAARLLRHHKVDYNILTTVHAANGDHPLEVYRFLRDEVKANFIQFIPIVERENDTGFQEGDVVTDRSVKAEQYGRFLISVFNEWVCRDVGRIFVQIFDVALAAWSGMPSGMCAFSETCGTAMALEHNGDMYSCDHFVEPKYLLGNIWKRDMAGLARSTKQQKFGRDKLDALPEYCRRCEVRFVCNGECPKNRFIKTPDGKSGLNYLCAGYKEFFRHIDGPMRFMAHELRLGRAPASIMKYTKDGKIPQVIFKPGRNDACPCGSGLKYKKCHGRAG; encoded by the coding sequence ATGGGAAAGACAGACTCATTGCCCGGCTTTCATCTGCTGGCCAAGCCCACGGGAGCAGCATGCAATTTAGGCTGCAAGTACTGCTTCTTTCTCTCAAAGAAGAGCCTTTATCCTGGCAGCAGCTTCAGGATGTCCGATGAACTGCTGGAGACATATATCCGCCAGTACTTGGAAGCGCAGAGAATTCCACAGGCTACCATCGCCTGGCAGGGCGGCGAGCCCACGCTGATGGGCTTGGATTTCTTCCGGCGTTCGGTCCAGATCGAGCATAAGTACAGCCGTCCGGATATGATTATCCAGAACACCATGCAGACCAATGGCACTCTGCTTGACGACGAATGGTGCGAATTCTTCCGCGAAAACAACTTTCTCATAGGTCTATCCCTGGACGGGCCCAGAGAGTTTCACGACGCTTATCGAGTGGACAAGACAGGAAAGCCTACCTTTGACAGGGTGATGAAGGCGGCCCGACTCCTGCGGCATCATAAGGTGGACTACAACATCCTTACCACAGTTCATGCCGCCAACGGCGATCATCCACTGGAGGTTTACCGTTTTCTCAGAGATGAAGTGAAAGCTAATTTCATCCAGTTTATACCCATAGTGGAGAGAGAAAACGACACCGGCTTTCAGGAGGGAGATGTCGTCACCGATCGTTCAGTGAAAGCGGAACAGTATGGCCGTTTCTTGATCTCTGTCTTCAATGAATGGGTGTGCAGAGATGTAGGGAGGATTTTTGTTCAGATATTCGATGTGGCTTTAGCCGCCTGGTCTGGAATGCCTTCCGGAATGTGCGCATTTTCAGAGACTTGCGGCACGGCCATGGCCTTGGAGCATAACGGAGACATGTACTCTTGTGATCACTTTGTTGAACCGAAATACCTTCTGGGCAATATCTGGAAGAGGGACATGGCCGGATTGGCCAGATCGACAAAGCAGCAGAAGTTCGGTCGGGATAAGCTCGACGCGCTGCCGGAATATTGCCGCCGCTGCGAGGTGAGATTCGTCTGCAATGGCGAATGCCCTAAGAACCGCTTTATAAAAACGCCTGACGGAAAATCTGGTCTAAACTATCTGTGCGCCGGCTACAAGGAGTTCTTCAGGCACATTGACGGGCCGATGCGGTTCATGGCTCATGAACTCCGCCTGGGCCGGGCTCCAGCTAGCATTATGAAATACACCAAGGACGGCAAGATTCCCCAGGTCATCTTCAAGCCAGGAAGGAACGATGCCTGCCCCTGTGGCAGTGGGCTGAAATACAAGAAATGCCATGGAAGGGCGGGATGA
- a CDS encoding VOC family protein — MEARLNIVTLGVRDLDKAIRFYRDGLGWPMSSVSAGDFAIFKLSTGTALALFPRELLALDANVRDPGGFGGITLAHNVATREEVDLVLSQAIQSGGSILKPAQAPEWGGYSGYFADPDGHPWEIAWNPHFELEQGCLVLPD; from the coding sequence ATGGAAGCACGATTGAACATCGTCACGCTAGGGGTTCGAGATCTGGATAAAGCCATTCGATTCTATCGAGATGGTCTTGGATGGCCAATGTCCAGCGTTAGCGCAGGAGATTTTGCGATATTCAAATTGAGCACAGGCACTGCATTGGCTTTATTTCCCAGAGAATTGCTGGCCTTAGATGCCAATGTTAGGGATCCTGGAGGATTTGGCGGAATCACCCTTGCCCATAATGTAGCAACCCGTGAAGAGGTGGATTTGGTTTTATCTCAAGCTATTCAATCCGGAGGTAGCATCCTTAAGCCAGCCCAGGCACCCGAATGGGGTGGCTATTCAGGATATTTTGCCGATCCAGATGGGCATCCCTGGGAGATTGCCTGGAATCCTCATTTCGAACTTGAGCAGGGTTGCTTGGTTTTGCCCGATTAG
- the alaXM gene encoding alanyl-tRNA editing protein AlaXM — MKSIYIEDSYIRSFDTTVADVKGDGVILEETAFYPQSGGQPSDLGSLFRDEDEFCVLRVEPSGPIHIMDRTGLAPGDRVSGRIDWDRRYRFMRSHTACHILSSVIFDKTGARITGNQIDIARSRVDFSLEAFDKSKIAEYVDQANQLISEDHAVRISLLPRAEAMAIPDLVRLAMDVPDREEIRVVEIEGVDRQACGGTHVGRTGEIKGIKLVKAENKGKANRRVYFELTE, encoded by the coding sequence ATGAAGTCAATCTATATCGAAGATAGTTACATACGATCTTTTGATACGACTGTTGCTGATGTAAAGGGGGATGGCGTCATCCTTGAAGAGACTGCATTCTATCCTCAATCAGGTGGACAGCCATCGGATTTGGGGTCATTATTTCGAGATGAGGATGAGTTTTGCGTCTTGAGAGTTGAGCCGTCAGGACCAATCCACATCATGGACAGGACCGGCCTTGCTCCGGGAGATAGGGTATCGGGAAGAATAGATTGGGATCGACGTTACAGATTTATGCGCAGCCATACCGCCTGCCATATTCTCAGCTCGGTAATATTCGATAAAACTGGCGCCAGGATAACTGGAAACCAGATAGATATTGCCCGGTCGAGGGTGGACTTCAGCCTGGAAGCCTTTGACAAATCGAAGATAGCCGAATATGTTGACCAGGCCAACCAGTTGATCTCCGAGGATCATGCTGTAAGGATAAGCCTGCTGCCAAGAGCTGAGGCCATGGCTATACCGGATCTGGTGCGTCTTGCCATGGATGTCCCGGATAGAGAGGAGATAAGGGTGGTTGAGATCGAGGGCGTGGACCGGCAGGCATGCGGAGGGACTCATGTCGGCAGAACTGGTGAGATAAAGGGAATTAAGCTGGTAAAGGCAGAGAACAAGGGAAAGGCCAACCGACGAGTATACTTCGAGCTGACCGAATAA
- a CDS encoding UbiA prenyltransferase family protein, translating to MSDNSPGTGIAAKAKAVHDLVKPELPSAAGVCVVAGEVIASGSVPEASIGILGFLAGFFISGTAMITNDYFDLEVDRVNHPADKLIK from the coding sequence ATGAGTGACAATTCTCCTGGCACTGGAATTGCAGCAAAGGCAAAAGCAGTGCACGATCTGGTGAAGCCCGAGCTGCCAAGTGCTGCTGGGGTATGCGTTGTGGCTGGCGAGGTGATAGCATCCGGATCAGTGCCAGAAGCCTCTATTGGAATTCTTGGCTTTCTTGCCGGCTTTTTCATCTCCGGCACCGCCATGATCACCAACGACTATTTTGACCTGGAGGTGGATCGGGTGAATCACCCCGCCGATAAGCTGATAAAATAA